In Rhizobium sp. CIAT894, the genomic window CTGCTGGGCGAGCTGGCAGGACCGGCTGTTCTTCGGGGCGGCCGACGGCACGGTCTACGAGGCCGAGGTCGGCGCCAACGACAATGGCGTGGCGATCGACGCGCTGATGGTCGGTGCCTGGAGCCGCTATGGCGACGGGCTCTCGACCAAGCTCTCGAAGCTGATCGGCGTGACGGCGCAGATCGGCGTGTCCACGGTGATGTATGCCGGCATCTCCGTCGACTACCAGACGAAGATCCCGACAGCGCTTCTCTCCTCGGTCGAAAACAATGCGGCGGCGAAATGGGGAACGGCGATCTGGGGCGTGTCGAAATTCCCCGGCATTTCGCTGGTGCGCAAATTCGCCTCCGCCGGCGGGGCGGGGTCGGCGCTGGCGCCGACGATCCGTGCGCTGATCTCCGGCTCCTCAGGCTCCGTCTCCGAGGCCGCCGTCGTCGGCGGCTCGGTGCTTTACGAAAAGGGCGCGCCGATTTGATCGTCTGCCAACCCAGTGAGGAGATCGCCGCCTGGGTGGGCGGCAGGATCGGCGTCGCCTTCCACCCGCCTTACACCACGCTTGCCCATATCGACCGCGGCCGGATCATCGCCGGCTTCGTCTTCAACGTCTGGACCGAACATGACGTCGAGGTTTCACTCGCCGCCGACCGGCTGTCGCTGACGCTGATGCGATCGGTCTTTGCCTATGTTGTGCATCAGCTCGGCTGCCGCCGCGCAACCGCCAGGACACGGGCCGACAATATCGACGCCCAGACGATGCTCACAAGGCTCGGCGCCCGTCTGGAAGGCCGCCAGCAGGCCTATTTCGGCGACTGCGACGGCCTGCTTTACGCAATCATGAAGGAGGATTTTCCCTATGGTCTCCACGCCGAAGGCCCCGAAGGCGCCTGATCCGACCCAGACCGCAGCGGCGCAGACGGCCACCAACGTCGACACCGCCATCGCCAATGCGGGACTGAGCCACACCAACCAGTACACGCCGGATGGTTCGCTGGAATACAAGAGCAGCGGCTACCAGACGATGAAAGACCAGACCGGCAAGACCTATCAGCTGCCGACCTATTCCGCCTATCAGACCTATTCGCCCGAAAACCAGGCGATCTACGACCAGACGCAGCAGACCCAGCTCGGCCTCGCCAGGCTCGCCAACGACCAGACCGGCAAGATTTCCGGTATCCTCGGCACCAATGTCGATCTGAGCGCCGGCAATGTCGACAAATATGTCAACGATCACTGGCAGTCCGGCTTCAACAATCAGTGGGATCGCGATCAGGCGAGCCTCGACCAGAGCCTGGCCGACAAGGGCATCTCGATGGGCTCGGCGGCTTACGACAACGCCATGCGCGATTTCTCCACCCGCAAGCAGGCCGCCTCCGACCAGTATCTCGGCGACATGTATTCGAATGCCCAGAATTCAATCGTGACCGAGCGCAACCAGCCGCTGAACGAAATTTCGG contains:
- a CDS encoding GNAT family protein, with amino-acid sequence MIVCQPSEEIAAWVGGRIGVAFHPPYTTLAHIDRGRIIAGFVFNVWTEHDVEVSLAADRLSLTLMRSVFAYVVHQLGCRRATARTRADNIDAQTMLTRLGARLEGRQQAYFGDCDGLLYAIMKEDFPYGLHAEGPEGA
- a CDS encoding tail fiber domain-containing protein, which codes for MVSTPKAPKAPDPTQTAAAQTATNVDTAIANAGLSHTNQYTPDGSLEYKSSGYQTMKDQTGKTYQLPTYSAYQTYSPENQAIYDQTQQTQLGLARLANDQTGKISGILGTNVDLSAGNVDKYVNDHWQSGFNNQWDRDQASLDQSLADKGISMGSAAYDNAMRDFSTRKQAASDQYLGDMYSNAQNSIVTERNQPLNEISALMSGSQVHQPSYVNSPTTQLPNVDQAGLINENFNQKMGLYDRQVSQSNAAMGGLFGLGGSLLGGWAKSDRRLKEDIRRVGSLDNGLPVYAFRYKDGGPMQLGLMSDDVRKTHPDAVFEHADGFDRVFYERAVA